The Babylonia areolata isolate BAREFJ2019XMU chromosome 32, ASM4173473v1, whole genome shotgun sequence genome window below encodes:
- the LOC143276574 gene encoding protein UXT-like, translating into MEEKVQAYETFLNEKLREDLKNILEQRDGIYGKINEYLQLKTVIEKLKEDGADKRELKTKVDLGCNFYVQANVPDASKIFVSVGFGFFVELTYDEAIRFIDKKTALLTEQTEGLTKSASEVKAHIKLVLEGLRELQRISSEKEQPRRDLFS; encoded by the exons ATGGAAGAGAAAGTACAAGCGTACGAGACATTCTTGAATGAAAAACTTCGAGAAGATTTGAA GAACATTCTTGAACAGCGAGACGGGATCTAtggcaaaataaatgaatacctaCAACTCAAGACAGTAATTGAAAAGTTGAAG GAGGACGGTGCAGAtaagagagaactcaaaacaaaAGTCGACCTCGGCTGCAACTTTTACGTTCAAGCAAATGT CCCAGATGCTTCCAAGATCTTTGTGTCCGTCGGCTTTGGGTTCTTTGTGGAGTTGACTTACGATGAGGCCATCAGGTTTATCGACAAGAAGACCGCGTtgctgacagaacagacagagggcCTCACCAAGTCCGCCTCGGAAGTCAAAGCCCACATCAAACTTGTTCTTGAG GGCTTGAGAGAACTTCAGAGAATCAGCAGTGAAAAAGAACAGCCCCGTCGGGATCTGTTTTCCTGA